A single genomic interval of Aphidius gifuensis isolate YNYX2018 linkage group LG6, ASM1490517v1, whole genome shotgun sequence harbors:
- the LOC122859906 gene encoding uncharacterized protein LOC122859906, with amino-acid sequence MDMGSLETLLAPHRDALRRLCETEMNWRYAQRMNRPIPPVLRRRNLVLIKYHIEAILRGLLASTIIIFMSIYKFFLAKYSLIPDGRYGTTITVELCSVTYESDQEMDVNQESDTETNEVSSTQNNDVAIED; translated from the exons ATGGATATGGGCTCGTTGGAAActctg TTGGCTCCTCATCGAGATGCTCTTCGCAGATTATGTGAAACGGAAATGAATTGGCGATATGCACAACGCATGAATCGTCCTATTCCACCGGTATTGCGCCGCCGAAATTTAGTATTG ataaaatatcatattgaaGCTATTCTCAGAGGTTTATTAGCTAGcactattataatatttatgtcaatatataaattttttctagcaaaatattcattgataCCAGATGGTCGATATGGTACAACTATAACTGTTG aACTTTGCAGTGTTACGTATGAGTCAGATCAAGAGATGGATGTAAATCAAGAATCTGATACTGAAACTAACGAAGTTTCAAGTAcacaaaataatgatgttgCCATAGaagattaa